The Pelmatolapia mariae isolate MD_Pm_ZW linkage group LG10_11, Pm_UMD_F_2, whole genome shotgun sequence genome includes a region encoding these proteins:
- the pou3f1 gene encoding POU domain, class 3, transcription factor 1: protein MATTAQYIPRNNSLPSNPLMHPDSDRMHQGTTYREVQKMMHHEYLQGLAATNTGHPMSLTHHQWLPTSNTDWSSGTHIGQEHKASVQASREDLSNGFHHRSHLVHQQAQSGHHGSWAPATTHHLSPLSPASNGHQSLVYSQPGYTNLNAMLSPQPGTLHHGMRDPLHDDSASHDNQMESPQQAFSHHQDHSDEDAPSSDDLEQFAKQFKQRRIKLGFTQADVGLALGTLYGNVFSQTTICRFEALQLSFKNMCKLKPLLNKWLEETDSNTGSPTNLDKIAAQGRKRKKRTSIEVAVKGALENHFLKCPKPSAHEISTLAGTLQLDKEVVRVWFCNRRQKEKRMTPVGVPHPNMEDVYSQAETPPLHRTLQSPVQ, encoded by the coding sequence ATGGCGACAACAGCTCAGTATATTCCGAGGAATAACTCCTTACCGTCTAACCCGCTCATGCATCCGGATTCGGACAGGATGCACCAGGGGACGACCTACAGAGAGGTACAGAAAATGATGCACCACGAGTACTTGCAAGGGCTTGCGGCGACCAACACGGGACACCCGATGAGCCTGACGCACCATCAGTGGCTGCCAACCTCCAACACAGACTGGTCCAGCGGCACCCACATCGGACAGGAGCACAAAGCCAGCGTGCAGGCGAGCAGGGAGGACCTGAGCAACGGGTTCCACCACAGGTCTCACCTGGTGCACCAGCAGGCGCAGAGTGGCCACCATGGTTCGTGGGCGCCTGCCACAACGCACCACTTATCCCCGCTGTCCCCAGCATCTAACGGCCACCAGTCACTTGTCTACTCACAGCCTGGATACACAAACCTCAACGCAATGTTGAGTCCCCAGCCCGGCACGCTGCACCATGGCATGCGGGACCCACTCCACGATGATTCGGCCAGCCACGACAACCAGATGGAGTCGCCCCAGCAGGCTTTCAGCCACCACCAGGATCACTCGGACGAGGACGCGCCCAGCTCCGACGACCTGGAGCAGTTTGCCAAGCAGTTCAAGCAGCGGCGGATCAAACTTGGCTTTACGCAGGCGGACGTGGGGTTGGCCTTGGGCACCCTGTATGGAAACGTCTTTTCTCAGACCACTATCTGCAGGTTCGAGGCGCTGCAGCTCAGCTTCAAGAACATGTGCAAACTTAAGCCGCTCCTTAACAAGTGGCTGGAGGAGACAGACTCAAACACGGGCAGCCCCACCAATTTGGACAAGATTGCTGCGCAGGGCAGGAAACGAAAGAAGAGGACCTCCATCGAAGTGGCTGTGAAAGGGGCGCTGGAAAATCATTTCTTAAAATGCCCAAAGCCATCTGCTCATGAAATCAGCACTTTAGCCGGTACTCTGCAGTTGGATAAAGAGGTTGTCCGTGTTTGGTTTTGCAACAgaagacaaaaagagaaaagaatgaCACCAGTGGGGGTCCCTCACCCGAATATGGAGGACGTATATTCCCAAGCAGAGACCCCTCCTCTACACCGCACACTACAGAGTCCTGTGCAGTGA